The Rhodopseudomonas palustris genome window below encodes:
- the rpsD gene encoding 30S ribosomal protein S4, with the protein MTKRAEAKYKLDRRMGQNIWGRPKSPVNRREYGPGQHGQRRKGKLSDFGVQLRAKQKLKGYYANISERQFHAIYVEATRLKGDSGENLIGLLERRLDAVVYRAKFVSTMFAARQFINHGHIKVNGKRVNIPSYKVRVGDVIEVKEASKQLAFVLEASQLAERDVPDYIEVDHNKMTAKFARIPALSDVPFAVQMEPHLIVEFYSR; encoded by the coding sequence ATGACAAAGCGCGCTGAAGCCAAGTATAAACTCGACCGCCGGATGGGCCAGAACATCTGGGGCCGTCCGAAGAGCCCGGTCAACCGCCGCGAATACGGCCCCGGCCAGCACGGCCAGCGCCGCAAGGGCAAGCTGTCCGACTTCGGCGTCCAGCTGCGCGCCAAGCAGAAGCTGAAGGGCTACTACGCCAACATTTCCGAGCGTCAGTTCCACGCCATCTACGTCGAGGCGACCCGGCTGAAGGGCGACTCGGGCGAGAACCTGATCGGCCTGCTCGAGCGCCGTCTCGACGCCGTGGTGTACCGCGCCAAGTTCGTGTCGACGATGTTCGCGGCCCGCCAGTTCATCAATCACGGCCACATCAAGGTCAACGGCAAGCGCGTCAACATCCCGAGCTACAAGGTGCGGGTCGGTGACGTGATCGAGGTCAAGGAAGCCTCGAAGCAGCTCGCCTTCGTGCTCGAAGCCAGCCAGCTCGCCGAGCGCGACGTGCCGGACTACATCGAAGTCGACCACAACAAGATGACCGCGAAGTTCGCGCGCATCCCGGCTCTCTCCGACGTGCCGTTCGCGGTGCAGATGGAGCCGCATCTGATCGTCGAATTCTATTCGCGCTAA
- the trhA gene encoding PAQR family membrane homeostasis protein TrhA, whose amino-acid sequence MTIFRLKQIVSHARIDAKGAVHWNYDRAELIADGVVHVLGLVAGLIAATALVTLTGVFASTPTIVSVSVYVAGLLAMLGLSAAYNLWPVSPRKWLLRRFDHSAIYILIAATYTPIISQIKDQMFGLALLAGVWGVAVVGILLKLFKPGKFDKLSVGLYLALGWSGIIAYDQVVETLPTTAMWFLAIGGLLYTLGVIFHAWRRLRFQNAIWHAFVLVAAGCHYVAVMDLVLA is encoded by the coding sequence ATGACGATCTTCCGCCTCAAGCAAATCGTGTCGCATGCCAGGATCGACGCCAAAGGCGCGGTCCACTGGAACTACGATCGCGCCGAGCTGATCGCCGATGGCGTCGTGCATGTGCTGGGCCTCGTCGCCGGTTTGATCGCCGCGACCGCGCTGGTCACGCTGACCGGCGTGTTCGCATCCACGCCGACGATCGTCTCGGTATCGGTGTATGTTGCAGGGCTGCTGGCGATGCTCGGCCTGTCGGCCGCGTACAATCTCTGGCCGGTATCGCCGCGCAAATGGCTGCTGCGGCGGTTCGACCATTCGGCGATCTACATTCTGATCGCCGCAACGTACACACCGATCATCAGCCAGATCAAGGATCAGATGTTCGGCCTGGCACTGCTCGCCGGCGTCTGGGGCGTGGCGGTGGTCGGCATCCTGCTGAAGCTGTTCAAGCCGGGTAAGTTCGACAAGCTGTCGGTTGGGCTTTACCTCGCGCTCGGCTGGAGCGGCATCATCGCCTACGATCAGGTGGTGGAGACGCTGCCGACCACGGCGATGTGGTTCCTGGCAATCGGTGGCCTGTTGTACACGCTCGGCGTGATCTTCCACGCTTGGCGGCGGCTACGGTTCCAGAACGCGATCTGGCACGCCTTCGTGCTGGTCGCCGCCGGCTGCCACTACGTTGCGGTGATGGACCTGGTGCTGGCGTAG
- a CDS encoding SDR family oxidoreductase, which translates to MQIAGKVVVVTGGGNGIGQALCEAFHKAGAAKVVVADLDQARAEAVAASIGGAAFKCDVASEADIKHVIEETERQFGPIDLFCSNAGIGGGFDPMAENAGGSSDEPFMKSWLIHVMAHVYAARHLVPRYKARGGGYFLNTISAAGLLSQVGSPAYSATKHGAVGFAESLAIAHKAHNIRVSILCPQGVDTNMLRSIPKGPQSADGDLSAEQVAKDALQGIEQETFLILPHPQVIDYMRKKTENYDRWIGGMAKIQAKLRETFGGKA; encoded by the coding sequence ATGCAGATCGCGGGCAAAGTCGTCGTCGTCACCGGCGGCGGCAATGGAATCGGGCAGGCGCTGTGCGAAGCCTTTCACAAGGCCGGCGCCGCCAAGGTCGTTGTCGCCGACCTCGATCAGGCCCGCGCCGAAGCGGTCGCCGCATCGATCGGCGGCGCGGCGTTCAAATGCGACGTGGCCAGCGAGGCCGACATCAAGCACGTGATCGAGGAGACCGAGCGCCAGTTCGGGCCGATCGATCTGTTCTGCTCCAACGCCGGGATCGGCGGCGGCTTCGATCCGATGGCCGAGAATGCCGGCGGCTCCTCCGACGAGCCGTTCATGAAGAGCTGGTTGATCCACGTGATGGCGCATGTCTATGCCGCGCGGCATCTGGTGCCGCGCTACAAGGCGCGTGGCGGCGGTTACTTCCTCAACACCATCTCGGCGGCGGGGCTGCTGTCGCAGGTCGGCAGCCCGGCCTATTCGGCCACCAAGCACGGTGCGGTCGGCTTTGCCGAAAGCCTCGCCATCGCCCACAAGGCGCACAACATCCGCGTCTCGATTCTGTGCCCGCAGGGTGTCGACACCAACATGCTGCGCTCGATCCCGAAGGGGCCGCAATCGGCCGACGGTGATCTCTCCGCCGAGCAGGTGGCGAAGGATGCGCTGCAGGGCATCGAGCAGGAAACCTTCCTGATCCTGCCGCACCCGCAAGTGATCGACTACATGCGCAAGAAGACCGAGAACTACGACCGCTGGATCGGCGGCATGGCGAAGATCCAGGCCAAGCTCCGCGAGACTTTCGGCGGCAAGGCTTAG
- a CDS encoding YcjF family protein yields MTERVPPRRPATFKLSDPSVVLIDSDDGGGSYTAKPSAKADAKPAASAAGAAPPPPPPRARVELAREAEPPISAPKAPKSVINPKKGFRWGTVFWSAATGLVSLAFWLWISKLVEDLFAQSQTLGTIGMVLAILAGGSLAIIIGREAFGLIRLARIEQLHARAARVLETDNSAEARAIIRELLKFEHPNPQLAHGRATLQKHIDDIIDGADLIRLAERELMTPLDLEAKVLISKAAQRVSLVTAISPKALIDVLFVAIAATRLIGQLARLYGGRPGALGMFKLMRQTVSHLAITGGIALSDSVMQSVLGHGLASRLSAKLGEGVVNGMLTARLGLAAIDLTRPLPFDALPRPQLGDLVKDLMKKREKDE; encoded by the coding sequence ATGACCGAGCGGGTTCCTCCTCGCCGGCCGGCGACCTTCAAGCTCAGCGACCCGAGCGTGGTGCTGATCGATTCCGATGACGGCGGCGGCAGCTACACGGCCAAGCCGTCCGCGAAAGCGGACGCCAAGCCTGCCGCGTCTGCGGCCGGCGCCGCACCGCCACCCCCGCCGCCGCGCGCCAGGGTCGAGCTCGCCCGCGAAGCCGAGCCGCCGATCTCGGCGCCGAAAGCGCCGAAGAGCGTCATCAACCCGAAGAAGGGTTTCCGCTGGGGCACCGTGTTCTGGAGCGCCGCGACCGGACTGGTGTCGCTGGCGTTCTGGCTGTGGATCAGCAAACTGGTCGAAGATCTGTTCGCGCAGAGCCAGACGCTCGGCACGATCGGCATGGTACTGGCCATCCTGGCTGGCGGCTCGCTGGCGATCATCATCGGCCGTGAGGCTTTCGGCCTGATCCGCCTGGCGCGGATCGAGCAGCTCCACGCTCGCGCTGCGCGCGTGCTGGAGACCGACAATAGCGCCGAAGCCCGCGCCATCATCCGCGAGCTGCTGAAGTTCGAACATCCCAACCCGCAGCTCGCCCATGGCCGCGCCACGCTGCAGAAGCACATCGACGACATCATCGACGGCGCCGACCTGATCCGCCTCGCCGAGCGCGAACTGATGACGCCGCTCGACCTTGAAGCGAAGGTGCTGATCTCGAAGGCCGCGCAGCGGGTGTCGCTGGTGACCGCGATCAGCCCGAAGGCACTGATCGACGTACTGTTCGTGGCGATCGCCGCGACCCGGCTGATCGGCCAGCTCGCGCGGCTGTATGGCGGCCGCCCCGGCGCGCTCGGCATGTTCAAGCTGATGCGGCAGACGGTGTCGCACCTCGCCATCACCGGCGGCATCGCGCTCAGCGACAGCGTGATGCAATCGGTACTCGGCCACGGCCTCGCCTCGCGGCTGTCGGCCAAGCTCGGCGAAGGCGTCGTCAACGGCATGCTCACCGCACGGCTCGGCCTCGCCGCCATCGACCTCACCCGCCCGCTTCCGTTCGATGCCCTGCCCCGCCCGCAGCTCGGCGATCTGGTCAAGGATCTGATGAAGAAGCGGGAGAAGGACGAGTAG
- a CDS encoding YcjX family protein has translation MAFNFSNLLEDAWLSARALKDYSENLFNPTIRLGVTGLSRAGKTVFITALVHGLCRGGRFPIFESMSTGRIATARLAPQPDDAVPRFAYENFLATLIEQRQWPSSTVDISELRLVIDYQRKNGSETTLTLDIVDYPGEWLLDLPLLTKSYERWAAESLALSRQDPRARVAREWHAHLATLDPKGRENEQETLKAARLFTAYLRACRDEQFAMSLLPPGRFLMPGNLAGSPALTFAPLDVPDGGIAPDGSLWAMMRRRFEAYKDAVVRPFFRDHFARLDRQIVLADALSAFNAGPEALQDLEAALAGILECFRVGRSTLLSSVFRPRIDKILFAATKADHLHHSSHDRLEAILRKLVDQAMRRAEFAGAKVDVVAMAAVRATREAQVQRGRDRLPSIVGTPIAGEMAEGEVFDGETEVATFPGDLPTNLQGLFRGEDTFRGLAAGSHQDADFRFLRFRPPRLDSHDPDGPALPHIRLDRALQFLIGDRLQ, from the coding sequence ATGGCCTTCAATTTTTCCAATCTTCTCGAAGATGCGTGGCTCTCGGCGCGGGCGCTCAAGGACTACAGCGAGAACCTGTTCAATCCCACGATCCGGCTCGGCGTCACCGGTCTGTCGCGCGCGGGAAAGACGGTGTTCATCACCGCTCTCGTGCACGGGTTGTGCCGGGGCGGCCGGTTTCCGATCTTTGAATCGATGTCGACCGGGCGGATCGCCACCGCGCGGCTGGCGCCGCAGCCGGACGATGCGGTGCCTCGCTTCGCCTATGAGAACTTCCTCGCCACGCTGATCGAGCAGCGGCAATGGCCGAGCTCGACCGTCGACATCAGCGAGCTGCGGCTGGTGATCGACTATCAGCGCAAGAACGGCTCTGAGACCACGCTGACGCTCGACATTGTCGACTATCCGGGCGAATGGCTGCTCGACCTGCCGCTGCTGACCAAGAGCTACGAGCGCTGGGCGGCCGAAAGCCTGGCGCTGTCGCGCCAGGACCCGCGAGCCCGGGTGGCGCGGGAGTGGCACGCCCATCTCGCCACCCTCGATCCCAAGGGGCGCGAGAACGAGCAGGAAACCCTGAAAGCGGCGCGGCTGTTCACCGCTTACTTGCGCGCCTGCCGCGACGAGCAGTTCGCGATGAGCCTGCTGCCGCCGGGCCGCTTCCTGATGCCCGGCAATCTTGCCGGTTCGCCGGCGCTGACCTTCGCGCCGCTGGACGTGCCGGACGGCGGCATCGCGCCGGACGGCTCGCTGTGGGCGATGATGCGCCGCCGGTTCGAAGCCTATAAGGACGCCGTGGTGCGGCCGTTCTTCCGCGATCACTTCGCCCGGCTCGATCGCCAGATCGTGCTGGCGGACGCGCTGTCGGCCTTCAACGCCGGGCCCGAGGCGCTGCAGGACCTTGAAGCCGCGCTGGCCGGCATCCTCGAATGCTTCCGGGTCGGCCGCTCGACGCTGCTCAGCTCGGTGTTCCGGCCGCGGATCGACAAGATCCTGTTTGCGGCCACCAAGGCCGACCATCTGCACCATTCCAGCCACGACCGGTTGGAGGCGATCCTCCGCAAGCTGGTCGACCAGGCGATGCGACGGGCCGAATTCGCCGGCGCCAAGGTCGACGTGGTGGCAATGGCCGCCGTCCGGGCCACCCGGGAGGCCCAGGTGCAGCGCGGCCGCGACCGGCTGCCCTCGATCGTCGGCACGCCGATCGCCGGCGAAATGGCCGAGGGCGAGGTATTCGACGGCGAAACCGAGGTCGCCACCTTCCCGGGCGACCTGCCGACCAATCTGCAGGGCCTGTTCCGCGGCGAGGACACCTTCCGCGGGCTGGCCGCCGGTTCGCACCAGGACGCGGACTTCCGCTTTTTGCGCTTCCGCCCACCGCGGCTCGACAGCCATGATCCGGACGGTCCGGCGCTGCCTCACATCCGCCTCGACCGGGCGCTTCAGTTCCTGATCGGAGACCGACTGCAATGA
- a CDS encoding threonine aldolase family protein codes for MLASGMAYIPSKPDPNAPPVWINLLSDTQTRPTPAMREAMARAEVGDEQTGDDPTTNLLQERVAALLGKQAAVFLPSGTMCNVTTTLATCRPGDEIIAHRTAHILSREGGAHAALGGFQITGLDGDDGQFSLEAFRAALHPKTRYEPPQVLVSAEQTANIGGGTIWPQATLDAVAAAGKEDGLWTHIDGARLMNAVVATGISAKEMTKGWDSAWIDFSKGLAAPVGAVLAGPRDFIDEVWRWKQRLGGAMRQSGVIAAACLYALDHQVERLADDHANARRLASGLAQIDGIAVQTPQTNLVFFKPDGAGVSGTDMVAQLRRRGVVLAMMEGRIRACTHLDVSTDMIEQTLDHVREIVRSA; via the coding sequence ATGTTAGCCTCGGGCATGGCCTACATCCCATCAAAGCCCGATCCGAACGCGCCGCCGGTGTGGATCAACCTGCTCTCCGACACCCAGACGCGCCCCACGCCGGCGATGCGCGAGGCGATGGCGCGGGCCGAGGTCGGCGACGAACAGACCGGCGACGATCCGACCACCAACCTGTTGCAGGAGCGCGTCGCGGCGCTGCTCGGCAAGCAGGCCGCCGTGTTCCTGCCCTCGGGCACGATGTGCAACGTCACGACCACGCTCGCGACCTGCCGGCCCGGCGACGAGATCATCGCGCATCGCACCGCCCACATCCTGTCGCGCGAAGGCGGCGCGCACGCCGCGCTCGGCGGCTTTCAGATCACGGGCCTGGACGGCGACGACGGCCAATTCTCACTCGAGGCATTCCGCGCCGCGCTGCATCCGAAGACCCGCTACGAACCTCCGCAAGTCCTAGTCAGCGCCGAGCAGACCGCCAATATCGGCGGCGGCACGATCTGGCCGCAGGCCACGCTCGATGCGGTCGCCGCGGCCGGCAAGGAGGACGGGCTATGGACGCATATCGACGGCGCGCGGCTGATGAATGCGGTGGTGGCCACAGGTATCAGCGCCAAGGAGATGACCAAGGGCTGGGATTCGGCGTGGATCGATTTCAGCAAGGGACTCGCTGCGCCGGTCGGCGCGGTGCTGGCAGGCCCGCGCGACTTCATCGATGAAGTGTGGCGTTGGAAGCAGCGGCTCGGCGGCGCGATGCGGCAGTCCGGCGTGATCGCCGCGGCGTGTCTGTACGCGCTCGATCATCAGGTCGAGCGCCTCGCCGATGATCACGCCAATGCGCGTCGCCTCGCCTCAGGGCTGGCGCAGATCGACGGCATCGCGGTGCAGACGCCGCAGACCAATCTGGTGTTCTTCAAGCCGGACGGCGCGGGCGTCTCCGGCACCGACATGGTCGCACAGCTCCGCCGGCGCGGCGTCGTGCTGGCGATGATGGAAGGCCGGATCCGCGCCTGCACGCATCTCGACGTCAGCACAGACATGATCGAGCAAACGCTCGACCACGTCCGCGAGATCGTGCGGTCAGCCTGA
- a CDS encoding adenylate/guanylate cyclase domain-containing protein, with protein sequence MATRAKPNKKQNASARGKKAGWLGGIGLRQVRMFCGLVLFTYLLSHFLNHALGNISPAALHAGVMWHMEIWQFLPVAMLFYGSVTVHAGLGLWALYQRRQFRWKTLEPLQLILGLSVPLMIYSHVIVMRLGSVLYDQDRLYPQVLYNYFVASPTYRAWLMVAVMLIAWTHGCIGLYVWLRIKPAFRRAMPWLLAAAVLVPTLALLGFYQGGREVAREATSPQWQADNLAPSNLGTPEQQQTLEAISNGFLIFYLALIALALIARAVRAIIERRGGMVRLTYDGERSIRVPKGLTVLEATQRHNIPHASACGGRARCSTCRIRVLGDPAALPPPSPREAFVLASIGTGDDPSIRLACQLRPTQDLAFVPVFPPRNVAAARKAARAARVGEERYLVSMFVDMRGSTKLAESRLPFDTVFIVNRFLGAVSRSVIACGGQPNQFVGDGMLALFGLAETPREACRNAVRAAAAIGAAIDELNNFLGHDLPEPIRFGIGIHSGEVVVGEIGYRDHMVFTALGDSVNVASRLQDLTKSLACETLLSDELRATAGLSEQALPTLELEIRGRTEPMLVCVVERAGDLAAVLNEDLVLA encoded by the coding sequence ATGGCGACGCGAGCGAAGCCGAACAAAAAGCAGAACGCTTCTGCCCGCGGGAAGAAGGCCGGCTGGCTCGGCGGCATCGGGCTTCGGCAAGTCCGGATGTTCTGCGGGCTGGTGCTGTTCACCTATCTGCTCAGCCACTTCCTCAACCATGCGCTCGGCAACATCTCGCCGGCGGCTCTGCATGCCGGCGTGATGTGGCACATGGAGATCTGGCAGTTCCTGCCGGTCGCGATGCTGTTCTACGGCTCAGTGACGGTGCACGCCGGGCTCGGGCTGTGGGCGCTGTATCAGCGCCGCCAGTTTCGCTGGAAGACGCTGGAGCCGCTGCAGCTCATACTCGGGCTGTCGGTGCCGCTGATGATCTACAGCCATGTCATCGTGATGCGGCTCGGCAGCGTGCTGTACGACCAGGACCGGCTGTATCCGCAGGTGCTGTATAATTACTTCGTGGCTTCGCCGACGTATCGGGCCTGGCTGATGGTCGCGGTGATGCTGATCGCCTGGACCCACGGCTGCATCGGGCTCTACGTCTGGCTGCGGATCAAGCCGGCCTTCCGCCGCGCGATGCCGTGGCTGCTCGCCGCCGCGGTGCTGGTCCCGACGCTGGCGCTGCTCGGCTTCTACCAGGGCGGCCGCGAGGTGGCGCGCGAGGCAACCTCGCCGCAATGGCAGGCCGATAACCTCGCACCGTCCAATCTCGGCACGCCGGAGCAGCAGCAGACGCTCGAAGCGATCAGCAACGGCTTCCTGATTTTCTATCTCGCCCTGATCGCTTTGGCGCTGATCGCCCGCGCGGTGCGCGCGATCATCGAACGGCGCGGCGGCATGGTCCGGCTGACCTATGACGGCGAGCGCAGCATCAGGGTGCCGAAGGGCCTCACCGTGCTGGAGGCAACGCAGCGCCACAACATCCCGCACGCCTCCGCCTGCGGCGGCCGGGCTCGCTGTTCGACCTGCCGGATCCGCGTGTTGGGCGATCCCGCCGCGTTGCCGCCGCCGTCGCCGCGTGAGGCCTTCGTGCTCGCCTCGATCGGCACCGGCGACGATCCGTCGATCCGCCTCGCCTGCCAGCTCAGGCCGACACAGGACCTCGCCTTCGTGCCGGTGTTTCCACCGCGCAACGTCGCAGCCGCGCGGAAGGCGGCGCGTGCGGCGCGGGTCGGCGAGGAGCGCTATCTGGTCAGCATGTTCGTCGATATGCGCGGCTCGACCAAGCTCGCCGAAAGCCGGCTGCCGTTCGACACCGTGTTCATCGTCAACCGCTTCCTCGGCGCGGTGTCGCGCAGCGTGATCGCCTGCGGCGGCCAACCCAATCAGTTCGTCGGCGACGGCATGCTGGCGCTGTTCGGACTTGCCGAAACACCGCGCGAGGCCTGCCGCAACGCTGTTCGCGCCGCCGCGGCGATTGGCGCGGCGATCGATGAACTCAACAACTTCCTCGGCCACGATCTGCCCGAACCGATCCGCTTCGGCATCGGCATCCACAGCGGCGAAGTGGTGGTCGGCGAGATCGGCTATCGCGACCACATGGTGTTCACCGCGCTCGGCGACTCCGTCAACGTCGCATCCCGGCTGCAGGACCTGACCAAGAGCCTCGCCTGCGAGACGCTGCTGTCGGACGAACTCCGCGCCACCGCGGGCCTGTCCGAACAGGCGCTGCCGACGCTGGAATTGGAAATCCGAGGCCGTACCGAACCGATGCTGGTCTGCGTGGTCGAGCGCGCCGGCGATCTTGCCGCCGTGCTGAACGAGGACCTGGTGCTGGCCTGA